A single window of Desulfomonilaceae bacterium DNA harbors:
- a CDS encoding flavodoxin domain-containing protein codes for MRAVVEIKNGVHWVGAVDWDIKDFHGYSTYKGTTYNSYLIPDDKITLFDTVKKPFKNDLLHNIYKVIEPSKIDYLVINHVEPDHSGSIPEMVEIIKPEKIFCSARGKKALLDHYHREDWPYEVVSSGQEVSIGKRTISFLETRMLHWPDSMFSYIKEDALLISSDAFGQHWATTERFNDEVDSPELMKHALKYFANILLPYAGLVQKLLADVQKMNLKIDMIAPDHGLIWRQNPLQIVEAYSKWSKQESRRKALLVYDTMWHSTEMMAKAIADGLIESGISVRIMNLACEHRSEIITELMDSKAVIVGSSTLNNGMLPRMADMLCYMKGLKPMNKFAASFGSYGWSGEAVKQIGKSLEEMKMKVFGPGISLQFVPDHEGLKKCVDLGREIGGAIKESVPA; via the coding sequence TTGCGAGCAGTTGTTGAAATTAAAAATGGGGTGCATTGGGTCGGCGCTGTTGACTGGGATATCAAAGATTTTCATGGGTATTCCACGTACAAAGGCACGACCTATAACTCGTACCTCATCCCGGACGATAAAATTACACTTTTTGACACAGTAAAAAAGCCATTCAAAAACGATTTGCTTCATAATATCTACAAAGTTATCGAGCCGAGCAAGATAGACTATCTTGTAATAAACCATGTTGAACCTGATCATTCAGGTTCAATTCCCGAGATGGTCGAAATTATAAAACCTGAAAAAATTTTCTGTTCCGCTAGAGGCAAGAAAGCTCTCCTGGATCACTATCACAGGGAGGACTGGCCCTACGAGGTTGTTTCATCCGGTCAGGAGGTTTCAATAGGGAAGAGAACTATCTCTTTTCTTGAGACTCGAATGCTGCATTGGCCGGATAGCATGTTTTCATACATCAAGGAAGACGCCCTGTTAATATCGAGTGACGCTTTTGGACAACACTGGGCGACAACGGAGAGATTCAATGATGAGGTCGATTCTCCCGAGTTAATGAAACATGCTCTCAAGTATTTCGCCAATATCTTGCTTCCTTATGCAGGGCTGGTTCAAAAATTATTGGCTGATGTTCAGAAAATGAATCTCAAGATCGACATGATAGCCCCGGACCACGGGCTAATATGGCGCCAAAACCCACTCCAGATAGTCGAAGCCTACTCCAAGTGGAGTAAACAGGAATCCCGCAGGAAAGCCCTGTTGGTTTACGACACCATGTGGCATAGCACTGAGATGATGGCCAAAGCGATCGCTGATGGTTTGATTGAATCGGGAATAAGCGTAAGAATCATGAATCTGGCCTGTGAACACAGAAGTGAAATAATTACTGAACTTATGGATTCAAAGGCCGTAATTGTGGGGTCCTCCACGCTGAACAATGGGATGCTTCCAAGAATGGCTGATATGCTTTGTTACATGAAGGGCCTTAAGCCGATGAACAAATTCGCGGCGTCCTTTGGCTCATATGGATGGAGTGGAGAAGCTGTCAAACAAATCGGTAAGTCTTTGGAAGAAATGAAAATGAAAGTGTTTGGTCCTGGAATCAGTCTGCAATTTGTTCCTGACCATGAGGGTCTGAAAAAATGTGTCGATCTTGGTCGGGAGATTGGGGGCGCCATCAAGGAGTCTGTGCCGGCATAA
- a CDS encoding flavodoxin family protein, with protein MLCARFRAVEPRDKGVPGIERNMKVLGIFGSPRKGGNSDLLLTEALKGAESLGAETETIRTFKLKLSGCRECGGCDKTGVCVVKDDMDLVYPKLIESEIIMLASPMFFYGITSSAKAVIDRCQALWSRRMLEKAPELRKRYDSGHGYLIAVGATKGTNLFEGSEMVAKYFFDALDKSYNGGLFVKSVEGKAAIKDRPDVLADAFELGKRAVLGESFHVAK; from the coding sequence GTGCTTTGTGCACGTTTTAGAGCCGTAGAACCTCGGGACAAAGGCGTTCCTGGAATAGAGCGTAATATGAAGGTGTTAGGAATATTTGGCAGTCCGCGCAAAGGTGGTAACAGCGATTTGTTATTGACCGAAGCCCTGAAGGGGGCTGAATCGCTTGGCGCTGAAACAGAAACGATACGGACATTCAAATTAAAATTAAGCGGCTGTCGTGAATGCGGAGGCTGTGACAAAACAGGGGTTTGTGTAGTCAAAGATGACATGGATTTAGTCTATCCCAAGCTGATTGAGTCAGAAATAATCATGCTGGCCAGCCCAATGTTCTTTTACGGAATTACTTCCAGCGCCAAGGCCGTTATTGACAGGTGCCAGGCTTTGTGGAGCAGAAGAATGCTGGAGAAGGCCCCTGAACTGAGGAAAAGGTATGATTCGGGACATGGTTATCTGATCGCTGTGGGCGCTACCAAAGGGACCAATCTTTTTGAAGGGTCGGAAATGGTGGCCAAGTATTTCTTCGACGCGCTGGATAAGAGCTATAACGGTGGCCTGTTTGTAAAGTCAGTTGAAGGCAAGGCGGCGATTAAGGACCGACCGGATGTCCTGGCCGACGCTTTTGAGCTTGGGAAAAGGGCTGTCCTGGGAGAAAGTTTCCACGTCGCAAAGTGA
- a CDS encoding rubrerythrin family protein, which produces MVSLKGSDTEKNLLASFAGESQARNRYTYFSSKARNEGLIQIAQIFEETANQEKEHAKRFFKQLEGGEVLVNAAFPSGVVAATAENLKAAAEGEHFEWSELYPGFAKVARAEGLEATARIWEAVSVAEKQHEKRYLDLLRNVETGKVFKKDKPVVWRCLNCGYLHEGTGAPEACPACAHPKAYFELLAENW; this is translated from the coding sequence ATGGTTTCATTGAAGGGATCAGACACGGAAAAAAATCTCTTGGCGTCATTTGCAGGTGAGTCTCAGGCTCGAAACCGGTACACGTATTTCTCGTCAAAGGCTCGTAACGAAGGCCTGATTCAAATTGCTCAAATTTTTGAGGAAACAGCAAATCAGGAAAAGGAACACGCGAAACGTTTCTTCAAGCAGTTGGAAGGAGGTGAAGTTCTGGTCAATGCGGCTTTTCCGTCAGGAGTTGTGGCCGCAACGGCTGAAAACCTGAAAGCCGCCGCAGAAGGCGAGCATTTTGAGTGGAGCGAATTGTACCCCGGCTTTGCCAAAGTGGCCAGGGCCGAAGGCTTAGAAGCTACCGCACGTATATGGGAAGCTGTTTCAGTGGCTGAAAAACAGCATGAAAAACGTTACCTGGATCTGTTGAGAAACGTTGAAACAGGCAAGGTTTTCAAGAAGGATAAGCCCGTTGTGTGGCGTTGTCTGAACTGCGGATATCTACATGAAGGAACGGGAGCCCCTGAGGCTTGTCCTGCCTGTGCGCATCCAAAGGCATACTTTGAACTCCTTGCGGAGAATTGGTAG
- a CDS encoding rubredoxin: MEKYVCQVCGYVYDPASGDPDNGVNPGTAFADVPADWVCPVCGADKDSFSPE; encoded by the coding sequence ATGGAAAAATATGTATGTCAGGTATGTGGTTATGTTTATGATCCAGCGTCGGGGGACCCCGATAATGGAGTGAATCCAGGCACGGCTTTTGCCGATGTGCCGGCTGACTGGGTATGCCCGGTTTGTGGGGCGGACAAGGACTCATTTTCACCTGAATAG
- a CDS encoding peroxiredoxin — protein MIRTKSLFLTVFLITLVTVGAFSISWSKSLPAESGIFDPGQLKPTENSPTLKVGDQAPDFTLPAISGGTVSLSQYRGKKNVVLSFIPAAWTPVCSQQWPGYNIAKDIFDKNDTILLGISVDNIPTLHAWTQEMGTLWFPVLSDFWPHGDVAKKYGILRSNGVSERALFLIDKKGVIRYIDVHDINKMPRLEELAQQLEKLNSLDTNK, from the coding sequence ATGATCAGAACAAAGAGTCTTTTTCTCACGGTGTTTTTGATCACTTTGGTAACTGTGGGCGCTTTCTCAATAAGTTGGAGCAAGTCGCTTCCTGCTGAATCGGGAATTTTTGATCCAGGTCAGCTAAAACCTACGGAGAACTCACCTACCCTTAAGGTGGGAGACCAGGCTCCGGATTTTACGCTGCCCGCTATCTCTGGCGGTACGGTTTCACTGAGCCAGTATCGGGGTAAAAAAAATGTGGTTCTATCTTTTATTCCGGCGGCCTGGACCCCGGTGTGCTCACAGCAATGGCCTGGTTATAACATTGCCAAGGATATTTTTGACAAGAATGACACTATCTTGCTGGGTATTTCAGTAGATAATATTCCGACTTTACACGCTTGGACACAAGAAATGGGGACTCTGTGGTTTCCTGTGCTGTCAGACTTTTGGCCTCACGGGGATGTAGCGAAGAAATACGGAATCCTTAGGTCCAATGGGGTTTCAGAAAGAGCGTTGTTTTTGATCGATAAAAAAGGCGTCATTCGTTACATTGACGTTCACGACATAAATAAAATGCCTAGGCTGGAAGAACTAGCTCAACAACTTGAAAAGTTAAACAGTCTCGATACTAACAAATAG
- a CDS encoding TlpA disulfide reductase family protein codes for MQKRNLYFALAVILMLFAPVPAESSQELTINADTLKNIKFDAPENLVDKKYLGLPDGKTFHLGQVRSNYLIIELFSMYCPVCQRSAGTVNQVYDLIHNTQGVRDNFKVIGIGVGNTPYEVSVFKKKFQVGFPLIADDNFVIQKALSNDIRTPTFIVAKLSGKGQLGIVFTWVGEIKDAGEFIRKLENTLGSH; via the coding sequence ATGCAAAAGAGAAACCTTTATTTCGCTCTGGCGGTCATATTGATGTTGTTTGCGCCTGTTCCTGCTGAATCGTCACAGGAACTGACAATCAATGCTGACACGTTGAAAAACATCAAATTTGATGCGCCGGAAAATTTGGTTGACAAAAAATATCTTGGATTACCAGATGGAAAAACTTTCCATCTAGGTCAGGTACGATCTAACTATCTGATAATCGAACTTTTTAGTATGTATTGCCCTGTTTGCCAGCGTAGCGCTGGAACAGTGAATCAAGTTTACGATTTGATTCATAATACTCAGGGTGTCCGGGATAATTTCAAGGTTATAGGAATAGGAGTGGGCAATACTCCCTACGAAGTAAGTGTTTTTAAAAAGAAATTTCAAGTGGGTTTTCCGCTCATCGCAGATGACAATTTCGTAATTCAGAAAGCTCTGTCCAATGACATTCGCACGCCGACGTTCATAGTCGCCAAACTTTCGGGGAAAGGCCAGTTGGGAATAGTTTTTACTTGGGTCGGAGAGATTAAAGATGCGGGCGAGTTCATCAGAAAATTAGAAAATACATTGGGTTCACATTAG
- a CDS encoding transcriptional repressor, translating into MAGNLRETSQRRIILEELSKVTTHPTANEIYEIVRKRLPRISLGTVYRNLELLSNSGLIQKLEVAGTQKRFDGIAKNHYHIRCVRCGRLEDLDLPALRSINQSATLVSNYEVMWHRLEFAGLCPECRGLKMGDKSVPRIIKIEPNRHERRG; encoded by the coding sequence ATGGCCGGTAATTTACGCGAAACTTCGCAAAGAAGAATTATTCTCGAAGAACTGTCGAAGGTGACTACTCATCCTACAGCGAACGAAATTTATGAAATAGTACGGAAACGTTTGCCGAGAATCAGCTTGGGAACTGTATACAGAAACCTGGAACTTTTATCTAACTCAGGGCTGATCCAGAAACTTGAAGTGGCCGGCACTCAAAAACGATTCGATGGGATAGCCAAGAATCACTATCACATTAGATGTGTCAGATGTGGTCGATTAGAAGATCTGGATCTCCCGGCCCTGAGGTCGATCAACCAGTCTGCGACTTTAGTAAGCAATTACGAAGTGATGTGGCATCGGCTTGAATTCGCCGGCTTGTGCCCTGAATGTCGTGGCCTGAAAATGGGGGACAAGAGCGTCCCAAGAATAATAAAAATAGAACCAAATCGTCATGAAAGGAGAGGTTAG
- a CDS encoding rubredoxin, with protein MESKMKIYQCQTSNCGYMFNPEKGDRKGKIAKGVSFEDLPDDWKCPICGAGKKMFIPMGI; from the coding sequence ATGGAATCAAAAATGAAAATCTATCAATGCCAAACTTCAAACTGCGGATATATGTTCAACCCCGAAAAAGGTGATCGCAAAGGAAAAATCGCTAAAGGAGTTTCCTTTGAAGATCTCCCTGATGATTGGAAATGCCCGATCTGTGGCGCAGGCAAAAAAATGTTTATTCCTATGGGGATATAA
- a CDS encoding flavodoxin domain-containing protein yields MGKALLIYATRSGQTQNIADLIAEGIRFTGADAKVVSATQVIKQEDLEGYDAYVLGSATYHGEMMQAMKTLLFLAAKLDLGGKIGGSFGAFGWSGEAPDRIYDTMQNILKMDMIGGPLRLKSAIIQGGMQMAQDYGREIGKKITGK; encoded by the coding sequence ATGGGAAAAGCGCTACTGATTTATGCTACCAGGTCAGGCCAGACGCAGAACATAGCGGACCTCATAGCCGAAGGAATAAGATTCACCGGGGCTGACGCCAAAGTGGTTTCCGCGACCCAGGTAATCAAGCAGGAAGATCTTGAGGGATATGACGCTTACGTGTTGGGATCAGCCACTTATCATGGTGAGATGATGCAGGCCATGAAGACGCTGCTTTTTCTTGCGGCGAAATTGGATCTTGGCGGCAAGATCGGAGGTTCATTTGGCGCATTTGGTTGGAGCGGAGAAGCTCCAGATAGAATTTACGATACGATGCAGAACATTCTGAAGATGGACATGATCGGGGGGCCTTTGAGACTGAAATCCGCGATCATACAGGGCGGGATGCAAATGGCGCAGGATTACGGTCGGGAAATCGGCAAGAAGATCACAGGCAAATAA
- the ade gene encoding adenine deaminase, whose amino-acid sequence MNLKEKISVALGNEPLDLLLTNAKIVNVFSGAIQTASVAVHEGLIIGFGEYDAKIKIDLNGAYLAPGFIDGHIHLESSMLAIPELASNIVPLGTTAVITDPHEIANVHGIKGIQYILDSSADLALRVFVMFPSCVPATCFETSGATLGPRDMIPFKDSPRVLGLAEMMNFPGVVSMDPDVLSKIDVFKDKVKDGHAPGLSGKNLTAYKIAGIGSDHECSSLEEASEKLDLGMRIMIREGSAAKNLDSLLPLVNRHNSRNFMLVSDDLHPDDILLKGHLNYLLKRATSKGLDPITAIQMVTINPATYFGLNDLGAILPGYKADMVVLEDLENFKVRNVYCSGKEVSKEGGLEPRPSETKALKLPPSFNVAWNRTPNFNLKAEAETVNVIQVIPGQIVTKRAVKAARIVDGMVQSDVSEDLLKVSVIERHHGTGAHGIGIISGFGLKSGAMASSVAHDSHNIVVVGVDDSDMLVAAKKVADMGGGLAIAEEGVIRASLPLEIAGLMTDLPIEEVRERLGDLHKVAKEMGCSLEAPFATLSFMALTPIPELKITDQGLFDSSNFKFVSLFDTV is encoded by the coding sequence ATGAACTTGAAAGAGAAGATCAGCGTGGCGCTCGGAAATGAGCCGTTGGATTTACTGCTCACAAACGCGAAGATTGTCAATGTTTTTTCAGGGGCTATTCAAACCGCTTCTGTCGCGGTTCATGAAGGATTAATTATTGGCTTCGGTGAATACGACGCCAAAATCAAAATTGATCTCAACGGCGCGTATCTCGCCCCAGGTTTTATCGACGGACACATTCATCTTGAATCAAGTATGCTCGCAATACCAGAACTGGCTAGTAATATTGTTCCTTTGGGAACGACAGCGGTAATAACGGATCCCCATGAGATAGCCAACGTGCACGGAATAAAAGGAATACAATATATTCTGGATTCGAGCGCTGATTTAGCGCTGAGAGTTTTTGTAATGTTTCCTTCCTGTGTCCCGGCCACCTGCTTTGAAACTTCAGGCGCTACATTGGGGCCACGCGACATGATACCCTTCAAAGATTCCCCTCGCGTCCTTGGACTTGCTGAAATGATGAATTTCCCGGGAGTGGTTTCTATGGACCCGGATGTTTTGAGCAAAATTGATGTGTTCAAAGACAAAGTCAAGGATGGCCACGCCCCTGGGCTGTCAGGGAAAAATCTAACAGCCTACAAAATAGCAGGTATTGGATCTGATCACGAGTGTTCCAGTCTTGAAGAGGCTTCCGAGAAATTGGATCTGGGAATGCGGATCATGATTCGTGAAGGCTCAGCGGCCAAGAATCTTGACAGTTTACTCCCATTGGTAAACAGACACAATTCACGAAACTTCATGCTGGTGTCGGACGATTTGCATCCTGACGACATTCTGCTCAAAGGCCATCTGAATTACCTGCTCAAAAGGGCTACGAGTAAAGGGCTTGATCCTATAACCGCAATTCAGATGGTAACAATAAATCCTGCCACGTATTTCGGCCTGAATGACCTTGGAGCTATTCTACCGGGTTACAAGGCTGATATGGTTGTTTTGGAAGATCTGGAGAATTTTAAGGTAAGGAATGTTTACTGTTCAGGTAAGGAGGTTTCCAAAGAAGGGGGATTAGAGCCTCGACCATCTGAAACAAAAGCCCTGAAACTTCCACCGAGTTTTAATGTCGCATGGAATAGGACGCCAAATTTCAATTTGAAAGCGGAAGCGGAAACCGTAAATGTCATACAGGTAATCCCAGGACAAATTGTGACGAAAAGAGCGGTTAAAGCAGCCAGAATTGTTGATGGAATGGTGCAGTCGGACGTATCCGAAGACCTGTTGAAGGTATCTGTTATTGAACGGCATCACGGCACAGGCGCACATGGGATTGGCATAATATCAGGATTTGGACTCAAAAGTGGCGCGATGGCTTCTTCCGTGGCCCATGACTCTCATAACATTGTTGTGGTGGGAGTAGACGACTCAGATATGCTGGTAGCTGCGAAAAAAGTAGCCGACATGGGAGGTGGGCTTGCTATCGCCGAGGAAGGGGTCATTAGAGCGTCTCTACCTTTGGAAATAGCCGGTTTGATGACCGATTTGCCGATTGAAGAAGTTAGAGAAAGATTAGGTGATCTACATAAGGTCGCTAAAGAAATGGGATGCTCTTTGGAAGCGCCATTTGCAACCTTATCATTCATGGCGTTGACCCCGATTCCTGAATTGAAAATTACTGATCAGGGCTTATTTGACTCATCCAATTTCAAATTCGTGTCTTTGTTTGACACTGTTTAG
- a CDS encoding cytochrome ubiquinol oxidase subunit I, whose product MDPILLSRLQFAVATLFHFIFVPLTLGLAILVAIMETRYVQTGNPEYKKMTKFWGHIFLINFVVGVVTGITLEFQFGTNWAGYSKYVGDIFGSILAIEATVAFFLESTFIAVWFFGWNRLKPKAHALCIWLVAIASSVSAYWIIAANAWMQHPVGYEIRGGRAELTDFLSVVTQNYAIMNFLHTIFSGYIVAGFFVMGVSAYHLLRKNEISLFTKSFRMALAFSLIFSIGEVFMGDITGKEMTILQPEKTAAVESHWETKKGVDFSMFVIPDEKNERNLVEWFKIPKFMSYITKGDWNAEVLGLKAWPVEDRPPVTLVFFAFRIMVALGFLFVLLTVIGWFKRNKLESSPMYLRIMLYSIPLPYIAALLGWIVTEVGRQPWIVYRVLRTMDAGSPIAGSQVAVSLAAFIILYSLLGIIAFFLIIRHAKHGPEPV is encoded by the coding sequence ATGGACCCAATTTTATTGTCCCGTTTGCAATTTGCAGTAGCTACTTTGTTCCACTTCATTTTTGTTCCTTTGACCTTGGGATTAGCCATTCTGGTCGCCATAATGGAGACACGTTATGTTCAGACAGGAAACCCCGAATACAAAAAAATGACCAAATTTTGGGGGCATATATTCCTGATAAACTTTGTAGTGGGGGTAGTGACGGGCATAACATTGGAGTTCCAGTTTGGAACGAACTGGGCGGGATATTCAAAGTACGTTGGGGATATTTTTGGATCAATCCTGGCTATTGAAGCAACTGTGGCTTTTTTCCTGGAATCGACCTTTATTGCGGTGTGGTTTTTCGGTTGGAATCGACTTAAACCTAAAGCTCACGCGTTGTGCATATGGCTGGTAGCCATAGCGTCCAGCGTCTCCGCCTACTGGATTATAGCGGCTAACGCCTGGATGCAGCATCCTGTGGGCTATGAGATACGTGGTGGCCGGGCGGAACTAACGGATTTTCTCTCCGTGGTCACGCAAAATTATGCGATAATGAATTTTCTACACACGATTTTTTCAGGCTACATTGTCGCTGGATTTTTCGTCATGGGAGTCAGCGCTTATCATCTTCTCAGGAAAAATGAGATTAGCCTGTTCACCAAGTCCTTCAGAATGGCCCTTGCTTTTTCATTGATATTCTCAATCGGGGAAGTTTTCATGGGTGACATCACCGGCAAGGAAATGACCATACTTCAGCCGGAAAAAACCGCTGCCGTAGAGTCGCACTGGGAGACGAAAAAAGGCGTTGATTTCTCAATGTTTGTAATTCCTGATGAAAAAAATGAGAGGAACCTGGTAGAGTGGTTCAAAATTCCCAAGTTTATGAGTTATATTACAAAAGGGGATTGGAACGCTGAGGTCCTGGGACTCAAAGCGTGGCCTGTAGAAGATCGCCCCCCGGTGACACTGGTTTTTTTCGCGTTCAGGATAATGGTCGCCCTTGGCTTCCTGTTTGTTCTATTAACCGTGATTGGTTGGTTTAAGAGGAACAAACTGGAATCGAGTCCGATGTACCTTAGGATAATGCTCTATTCTATTCCACTACCATACATAGCCGCTCTACTCGGATGGATAGTAACTGAAGTGGGTCGGCAACCATGGATCGTCTATCGTGTGTTAAGAACCATGGACGCGGGTTCCCCAATAGCGGGTTCGCAGGTAGCCGTTTCACTTGCCGCATTCATAATCTTGTATTCGCTATTGGGGATAATTGCCTTTTTTCTGATTATTCGTCATGCGAAACATGGCCCTGAACCAGTCTGA
- a CDS encoding desulfoferrodoxin, whose product MTELLQIYKCAVCGNIVEMIHTGAGELVCCGEPMKEFVANTVDAAKEKHVPVKESVNGGFKVKVGSVPHPMEEKHFIEWIEIIADGKAYRQFLKPGQSPEAFFPVSGDFTAREYCNLHGLWKA is encoded by the coding sequence ATGACGGAATTGCTTCAGATTTACAAATGCGCAGTCTGTGGAAACATTGTGGAAATGATTCATACTGGGGCTGGAGAACTGGTATGTTGCGGTGAGCCAATGAAAGAGTTTGTCGCAAACACGGTAGACGCTGCGAAGGAAAAACATGTTCCGGTCAAGGAATCTGTAAATGGTGGCTTCAAGGTAAAGGTAGGAAGTGTTCCCCACCCGATGGAAGAAAAACACTTTATCGAATGGATAGAAATTATAGCTGATGGCAAAGCTTACAGGCAGTTTCTTAAGCCAGGTCAGTCTCCAGAGGCGTTTTTCCCGGTTTCAGGTGATTTCACAGCTCGTGAGTACTGCAATCTTCACGGACTTTGGAAAGCCTAA
- a CDS encoding DVU0298 family protein, whose translation MLRSQDFETSLEQLEQFPGRLVINTLLSLLLDHDELTKWRAVTGIGLVVSRLSDQDIEAARVIMRRLMWSLNDESGGIGWGAPESMSEIMARSPGIADEYHTILISYLNEEGNFLEYEPLQRGLLWGVARLAAVRPDLLRSAVTYLNKYLESEDPSIRAFSGMSLCLLGTEDRKPLLEKLLQDHAEFRTFFNNEFSTFKVSELIEKVVHSTS comes from the coding sequence TTGCTCAGGAGCCAAGATTTTGAAACCTCGCTTGAACAGTTGGAGCAGTTTCCAGGTCGGCTTGTAATAAACACATTATTGTCCTTGTTGCTGGATCATGATGAACTGACAAAATGGAGGGCTGTGACAGGGATAGGGCTGGTTGTGTCACGTCTCTCAGATCAGGACATTGAGGCGGCGCGGGTTATAATGCGCCGCCTAATGTGGAGCTTGAATGATGAATCCGGAGGAATAGGCTGGGGAGCCCCGGAATCAATGAGTGAAATCATGGCCAGGAGCCCCGGAATCGCGGACGAATATCATACAATATTGATTTCATATCTCAATGAAGAAGGTAACTTTCTCGAATATGAACCCTTGCAAAGGGGTTTGTTATGGGGCGTAGCCAGACTCGCAGCGGTTAGACCGGATTTGCTGCGATCCGCTGTTACGTATCTTAACAAGTATCTTGAGTCAGAGGACCCTTCAATCCGAGCCTTTAGTGGTATGAGTCTCTGTTTGTTAGGGACCGAAGATCGGAAACCGCTATTAGAAAAACTGTTACAGGATCATGCGGAGTTTAGAACCTTCTTCAACAACGAATTCTCGACATTTAAGGTTTCCGAGCTAATTGAGAAAGTTGTTCATTCAACGAGTTGA
- a CDS encoding multiheme c-type cytochrome — protein sequence MAKLQAEFSLVIILQCVLLAVFLLTSEGFCEDQVISDSSQDCIACHSSVTPTIVADWRRSAHAKITLNKALEKPELERRVSVKSVPDQLKNVAVACAECHLINSEAHTDSFDHNDQKVHLTVTPKDCATCHPVEESQFQKNIMAFAHTNLSKNPLFQTLLNTINGTQELVKKGTVIQNPDEKTNSETCYSCHGTELKVISRKTRSTDYGDMEFVQLSGWPNDGVGRLNPDGSRGSCSACHTRHQFAIQMARKPYTCSQCHKGPDVPGYKIYSVSKHGAIFSSLHNEWNFKAVPWTVGKDFTAPTCSTCHMSLIVDPEGTVVVNRTHQMNDRLPWRTFGLIYAHAHPKSPDTSIIRNADGLPLPTTYQGVPASDYLIGPDQMKERKETLQKVCLSCHTPDWVAGHWARFENTIQTTNAMTLTATKILIKAWDQKLADKTNPFDEAIEKQWTEQWLFYANSTRVSSAMLGADYGVFDRGWWFMSKTIQDMLDRLSFLADVKKR from the coding sequence ATGGCCAAATTACAAGCTGAATTTTCGTTGGTTATTATTCTGCAGTGCGTTTTACTGGCGGTCTTTCTTTTGACTTCTGAAGGCTTTTGTGAGGACCAGGTCATCAGTGATTCATCCCAGGATTGTATAGCGTGTCATAGTTCCGTGACACCTACAATTGTCGCTGACTGGCGTAGAAGCGCTCACGCGAAAATTACTCTTAACAAGGCCCTCGAAAAACCTGAACTGGAAAGACGGGTTTCAGTCAAATCTGTTCCGGATCAACTCAAGAATGTCGCCGTCGCTTGCGCCGAATGTCATTTGATTAATTCGGAGGCCCACACGGACTCGTTTGATCACAATGATCAAAAAGTTCACCTTACAGTTACTCCCAAAGACTGCGCCACATGTCATCCGGTCGAAGAATCTCAATTCCAGAAAAATATAATGGCGTTCGCTCATACCAATCTCTCGAAAAACCCCCTGTTTCAAACGCTCCTGAACACAATAAACGGGACCCAGGAACTGGTTAAGAAGGGGACAGTAATCCAGAATCCTGATGAAAAAACCAATTCGGAAACCTGCTATTCGTGCCATGGGACAGAGTTGAAAGTCATTAGCAGGAAAACCAGATCCACAGATTATGGTGACATGGAATTTGTCCAGCTATCGGGCTGGCCAAATGATGGAGTAGGGAGATTAAACCCTGATGGTAGTCGAGGTTCATGTTCAGCCTGTCATACACGTCATCAATTTGCCATCCAAATGGCGAGAAAACCCTACACATGTTCCCAATGTCACAAAGGTCCAGATGTTCCGGGGTACAAGATTTATTCGGTGAGCAAACACGGAGCCATTTTTTCATCACTTCACAATGAATGGAATTTTAAGGCTGTTCCCTGGACAGTTGGAAAAGACTTTACCGCTCCGACGTGCTCAACCTGTCACATGAGTCTAATAGTGGATCCTGAAGGGACGGTCGTGGTTAACCGTACCCATCAAATGAACGACCGACTTCCCTGGAGAACTTTTGGATTGATATACGCTCATGCTCATCCGAAGTCTCCGGACACATCGATAATTCGAAATGCCGATGGATTGCCCTTGCCGACGACTTATCAGGGCGTTCCTGCTTCTGATTACCTGATTGGGCCTGACCAAATGAAAGAGAGAAAAGAGACATTACAAAAAGTCTGTTTGTCCTGTCACACCCCAGATTGGGTGGCGGGCCATTGGGCTCGTTTCGAAAACACTATTCAGACGACCAACGCTATGACTCTTACCGCTACAAAAATATTGATTAAGGCCTGGGATCAAAAACTGGCGGACAAAACAAATCCTTTTGATGAAGCGATTGAAAAACAATGGACGGAACAATGGCTCTTTTACGCAAATTCCACGCGGGTGTCTTCAGCTATGCTTGGAGCCGATTACGGAGTTTTTGATCGTGGATGGTGGTTCATGTCCAAAACAATTCAGGACATGCTGGACAGATTGAGTTTTCTAGCAGATGTGAAGAAAAGATAA